The Leptolyngbya sp. 'hensonii' region CGCTTTCCAGAAAATGGATAATGTAGGCATCCTTGAGAAGTTGCTGGTAAACAGCCTCACTGTAGGGGGTATCCTGCCAGGAATAGCGGAAGATCGTACTAGACCGGTTCCAGCGGGGATCCAGTTCACCCCAATCCCCTGCCAAAACCGCATTTAAGCCATCCTGATCATGCCAGCGGATCTGCTGACGGTGCTGGCGAATGTAGTCGATCAAGCTGGCACTGATGTTCTGATTGCGCCATTTCACCAGATCCAAACAGAGAACCCCGGAGTTAAAGTACCTGGCATCGGCTGGAATGCCCAGTTCCCGGTAGTTCAGTAAACCTCTCTCCGAGGAAACAGACGGAACCCCGATATCTACGGCTGCCAGGAGGGCCTTACCGCCCATTTCAAATTGCCAGAGTTGGGCCAAATCCCCCTGCACAATTAAGTCACAGTCCAGATATATGGCCCGATGCAGATGGGGAGGAAGCAGGTCTGGAATCAGCAGTCGGTAGTAAGCGGCAGAAGTCAGGTGCCCGGAGAGGAGCAGGTCATCCACCAGAGCCGGATTGGGCCGCAGCCACTCGATCGTGACAGGATGAGATCGCAAGGTGCGTTCCAGCCTTTGTCGGTTGGTGGGACTGATGCCGCCATCAATTACGAAAAGTAAAATGCTGTGGCTTGGACTCAGATTTTTGACGGCGGAAAGGACAGTGACAGCTAGGCCCATAGCGTAGTGGTTGTCAGCGGCACAGACCAGCACAATGGGCCTCCC contains the following coding sequences:
- a CDS encoding glycosyltransferase family 8 protein, whose amino-acid sequence is MVQLSECGATAPSQIATLGRPIVLVCAADNHYAMGLAVTVLSAVKNLSPSHSILLFVIDGGISPTNRQRLERTLRSHPVTIEWLRPNPALVDDLLLSGHLTSAAYYRLLIPDLLPPHLHRAIYLDCDLIVQGDLAQLWQFEMGGKALLAAVDIGVPSVSSERGLLNYRELGIPADARYFNSGVLCLDLVKWRNQNISASLIDYIRQHRQQIRWHDQDGLNAVLAGDWGELDPRWNRSSTIFRYSWQDTPYSEAVYQQLLKDAYIIHFLESGKPWTPGFRHPEKSLFFQYLDQTAWPVWLFRLQLTWKRIQARLQASRVKLT